The Deltaproteobacteria bacterium genome window below encodes:
- the fusA gene encoding elongation factor G — MEVSLEKKRNISVIAHGGAGKTSLAEAMLFNAGAIERLGKVDDATSHLDFEPEEQKRKITISAAIHHYDWDGCRVNVIDTPGYSNFLTETRDSLRVVGGAVVILSAISGVKVQTEKIWEFADEFEVSRIAFVNKMDRERAGYLRAVDDMEKVLKVKGVPMQIPIGEGHAFRGLVDLVSMKAYIYKDDGSGSFETGAAPPELESEAAAMRENMIAAVAESDEALTEKYLNGEEISIEELLKAIREGVLTRRFIPVYLGSALKNMGVNLLMDAVNGNLPSPLDKGAIRGHIRGIDPRTGEEIEREPRVEEPFSAFVFKSLIDPYTGKLSIFRVFSGSLHADSTVLNPTRDAKEKISHLYLMEGKKLKEVGRVEAGDIAAVSKLKDTHIGDTLSDVAEPVRFPQFPPVVPSLSYAIHPKTKADEDKAPLAIAKLMEEDPSLDFRMEEETHEFLLSGVGQVHIEVSVEKLKRKFGCEVELKTPMVPYKETIRSHVKVQGKYKKQSGGRGQYGDTWLDISPLPRGTGFEFVDQITGGAIPRQYIPAVEKGIVEAMRHGVLAGFPVVDVRVALYDGTYHTVDSSEMAFKIAGSMGFKRGLEEANPVLLEPVMRMEISVPEEKLGDIIGDVNSRRGKILGAEPKAGSQTIRALVPMAEVITYATDLRGMTGDRGIFTMEFSHYEEVPTYLSQKIIAAHRPEKEKSE, encoded by the coding sequence ATGGAAGTCTCGCTGGAAAAAAAGAGGAACATATCCGTTATCGCGCACGGCGGCGCGGGAAAGACTTCGCTGGCCGAGGCGATGCTCTTTAACGCCGGGGCCATCGAGAGGCTAGGCAAGGTGGACGACGCCACATCGCACCTTGACTTCGAGCCCGAGGAGCAGAAACGGAAGATCACCATATCGGCGGCCATACACCATTACGACTGGGACGGCTGCCGGGTGAACGTAATAGACACCCCCGGGTATTCGAACTTCCTCACCGAGACCAGGGACTCGCTCAGGGTAGTCGGCGGGGCCGTGGTCATCCTTAGCGCCATATCTGGCGTGAAAGTCCAGACAGAGAAGATATGGGAGTTCGCGGACGAATTCGAGGTCTCGCGGATAGCCTTCGTAAACAAGATGGACCGCGAGAGGGCGGGCTATCTCCGCGCCGTGGACGATATGGAGAAGGTACTTAAGGTCAAGGGCGTGCCAATGCAGATACCCATCGGCGAGGGGCACGCCTTCAGGGGCCTCGTGGACCTCGTATCTATGAAGGCATACATTTACAAGGACGACGGTTCGGGGAGCTTCGAGACGGGGGCCGCCCCGCCGGAACTCGAATCCGAGGCAGCGGCCATGCGGGAGAACATGATAGCCGCGGTGGCCGAATCCGACGAGGCGCTTACGGAGAAGTACCTGAACGGCGAGGAGATATCAATAGAGGAGCTACTTAAGGCCATAAGGGAAGGGGTCCTCACAAGGAGGTTCATCCCGGTCTACCTGGGCTCTGCGCTCAAGAACATGGGCGTGAACTTATTGATGGATGCGGTTAACGGAAACCTGCCTTCGCCGCTCGACAAGGGGGCTATCCGGGGGCACATAAGGGGCATAGACCCGAGGACAGGGGAGGAGATAGAGCGGGAGCCCAGGGTCGAGGAGCCCTTTTCCGCGTTCGTCTTCAAGTCGCTCATCGACCCCTACACCGGGAAGCTCTCCATATTCAGGGTCTTCTCCGGCTCTCTCCACGCCGATTCGACTGTCCTGAACCCCACCAGGGACGCCAAAGAGAAGATAAGCCACCTGTACCTCATGGAGGGGAAGAAGCTAAAGGAGGTAGGGAGGGTAGAGGCCGGTGACATAGCGGCCGTATCGAAATTGAAGGACACCCACATAGGCGACACTCTATCGGACGTCGCCGAGCCCGTGAGGTTCCCGCAGTTTCCGCCTGTCGTGCCATCTCTTTCCTATGCCATACACCCGAAGACCAAGGCGGACGAGGACAAGGCGCCGCTCGCCATAGCAAAGCTTATGGAAGAGGACCCGAGCCTGGATTTCAGGATGGAGGAGGAGACGCACGAGTTCCTCCTTTCCGGCGTGGGGCAGGTGCACATCGAGGTTTCGGTCGAAAAGCTAAAGAGGAAGTTCGGGTGCGAGGTGGAGCTTAAGACCCCGATGGTGCCCTACAAGGAGACCATAAGGTCCCATGTGAAGGTGCAGGGGAAATACAAGAAGCAGTCGGGCGGCAGGGGGCAGTACGGGGACACATGGCTCGACATAAGCCCGCTCCCAAGGGGCACGGGATTCGAGTTCGTAGACCAGATAACCGGTGGCGCGATTCCGAGGCAATACATACCCGCAGTCGAAAAGGGTATAGTCGAGGCCATGAGGCACGGGGTGCTTGCCGGGTTCCCGGTCGTGGACGTGAGGGTTGCGCTTTATGACGGCACGTACCACACGGTCGATTCGTCCGAGATGGCCTTCAAGATAGCCGGGTCGATGGGTTTCAAGAGGGGGCTTGAGGAAGCGAACCCGGTGCTCCTCGAGCCGGTAATGAGGATGGAGATAAGCGTGCCCGAGGAAAAGCTCGGAGATATCATCGGCGACGTGAACTCGAGGCGCGGAAAGATACTCGGGGCCGAACCCAAGGCAGGGAGCCAGACCATAAGGGCCCTCGTGCCCATGGCCGAGGTCATAACCTACGCTACCGACCTCCGTGGCATGACCGGCGACAGGGGCATATTCACGATGGAGTTCTCGCACTACGAGGAGGTGCCGACTTACTTGAGCCAGAAGATAATAGCCGCGCACAGGCCGGAAAAGGAAAAGTCGGAGTGA
- a CDS encoding biotin--[acetyl-CoA-carboxylase] ligase, translated as MRDKGPETEIIRLLKAGPGHVSGQKLSRALKVSRTAVWKHIEALRKSGYTIEASPSKGYRLLGPLPFNGVEVSSLLETGFIGRELHFHDEVGSTNAEAFELARNGASEGTVVMAESQTGGKGRLGRRWESPSGLNIYLSIILRPPIPPEEAHWLTFVAAVATAEAVSGYCPAKPVVKWPNDILINGRKAAGILLEMGSEPERVHFVVMGIGVNVNMTRSMFPEYIGDTATSVREAKGAVIDRGALASRLLSSVELWYKVYLAEGSIPILSEWKRYFGFEGKEIRVVSFGNTVKGVCLGVDDTGALLIREPGGAVKKIVAGDMEAASR; from the coding sequence ATGCGTGACAAAGGGCCGGAAACCGAGATAATAAGGCTCCTCAAGGCAGGGCCGGGCCATGTCTCGGGGCAGAAACTGAGCAGGGCGCTCAAGGTCTCGAGGACCGCGGTTTGGAAACACATTGAGGCCCTTAGGAAATCGGGGTATACGATAGAGGCGAGCCCTTCAAAGGGCTACAGGCTGCTGGGGCCTCTCCCGTTTAACGGTGTCGAGGTCTCATCACTCCTTGAAACCGGCTTTATCGGAAGGGAGCTACATTTCCATGACGAAGTCGGCTCGACCAACGCCGAGGCCTTCGAGCTTGCCCGGAACGGGGCTTCAGAAGGCACGGTCGTAATGGCCGAGAGCCAGACTGGAGGAAAGGGACGGCTCGGGAGGAGATGGGAATCGCCGTCAGGGCTCAATATCTATCTGTCGATAATCTTGAGGCCGCCCATACCCCCGGAAGAGGCGCACTGGCTCACATTTGTCGCTGCCGTTGCCACGGCAGAAGCGGTTTCGGGATATTGTCCGGCAAAACCTGTCGTGAAATGGCCGAACGACATACTCATTAACGGAAGGAAAGCGGCAGGCATACTCCTTGAGATGGGCTCCGAGCCCGAGAGGGTGCATTTCGTGGTCATGGGCATCGGCGTGAACGTCAATATGACCAGGTCCATGTTCCCGGAATATATAGGAGATACGGCCACTTCCGTCCGCGAGGCTAAGGGGGCAGTAATTGACAGGGGAGCCCTTGCCAGCCGCCTTTTATCGAGCGTCGAGCTGTGGTATAAGGTATACTTAGCCGAGGGTTCCATTCCCATCCTTTCGGAATGGAAGAGGTATTTCGGCTTTGAAGGCAAGGAGATACGGGTCGTCTCGTTCGGCAATACCGTAAAAGGCGTCTGCCTGGGGGTTGACGATACCGGGGCGCTCCTTATAAGGGAACCAGGCGGCGCCGTAAAAAAGATAGTGGCCGGAGACATGGAGGCGGCATCCAGGTAG
- a CDS encoding type III pantothenate kinase has protein sequence MLLTLDIGNTSITLGVFRGEELKESWRLSTDARRTADEYGASLLALLSSSGIKAPDLKAAIVSSVVPQMNAALKDALARYLGLRATFVTHENCGIKVLTERPSEVGPDRLVNAVAAFSAHKKPLIVADFGTAVTFDYVTGKGEFAGGAIAPGIGILSEALHSKTAVLPRVEAVKPERLVGRNTIEAMRSGLFYGFLGLVDGILERMAEEAGTDPIVVATGGHAGLLKGESRRINEIDEFLTLKGLRIIHGGKID, from the coding sequence GTGCTCTTAACCCTTGATATAGGCAATACCTCCATCACCCTGGGTGTTTTCAGGGGCGAAGAGCTAAAAGAGAGCTGGCGTCTCTCGACGGACGCCCGGAGGACGGCGGACGAGTACGGGGCCTCGCTCCTTGCCCTGCTTTCATCTTCCGGCATAAAGGCCCCGGACCTTAAGGCCGCAATCGTCTCTTCTGTCGTTCCGCAGATGAACGCGGCCCTGAAGGACGCGCTCGCGAGATACCTGGGCCTTCGTGCGACGTTCGTCACGCATGAGAACTGCGGGATAAAGGTTCTCACGGAAAGGCCCTCTGAGGTCGGCCCGGACAGGCTCGTAAACGCGGTCGCGGCTTTCAGCGCCCATAAGAAGCCGCTCATAGTTGCGGACTTCGGGACAGCAGTGACATTCGATTACGTGACCGGAAAAGGCGAGTTCGCGGGCGGGGCAATCGCCCCGGGCATAGGCATACTGTCCGAGGCGCTCCATTCGAAGACGGCCGTGCTCCCCAGGGTCGAAGCAGTGAAGCCCGAGAGGCTTGTCGGCAGGAACACGATCGAGGCCATGCGCTCCGGGTTGTTCTACGGTTTTCTGGGGCTGGTGGACGGCATACTGGAGAGGATGGCCGAGGAAGCCGGGACAGACCCCATCGTAGTCGCGACCGGCGGGCATGCGGGGCTCCTTAAGGGCGAGTCGAGGCGCATTAACGAAATAGACGAATTCCTGACCCTCAAGGGCTTAAGGATAATCCACGGAGGGAAGATAGATTAG
- a CDS encoding valine--tRNA ligase, giving the protein MSEKTLEKTYEPGSVEGRWADYWIREKLATPEEGSEKPSFSMVIPPPNITGALHLGHALNSTLQDILARSRRMRGFNVLWLPGIDHAGIATQNVVEKQLAAEGLDRHRVGREAFIERVWKWKNESGGTIINQLKRLGASCDWTRLRFTMDEGLSKAVREVFTSLYKEGLIYRGDYIINWCPRCHTALSDLEVEFNETEGSLWYMRYPLVEPVGGIEYLTVATTRPETMLGDTAVAVNPEDERYKALIGKMLRLPFVEREIPIIGDDTVSIEFGTGAVKITPAHDFNDFEVGSRHKLPSIKVMDESARMNENAGPFKGMDRLEARKNVVSGLEEKGLLEKTEKHKLMLGGCYRCSTIVEPTLSKQWFVKVAPLAGPAIEAVEDGRIKFVPKNWENLYFDWMRNIRDWCISRQIWWGHRIPAWHCKDCGGVTVSTIDPDKCEKCGGRNIEQDPDVLDTWFSSALWPFSTLGWPEKTPDLKAFYPTSVLSTSFDIIFFWVARMVMMGLKFMGDAPFRDVYIHALIRDAKGQKMSKSKGNVIDPLVMMEQYGTDAFRFTLAVLAAQGRDIKLAEDRIAGYRNFCNKIWNVARFTLMNLDEPFFEAMASGKAMVDETRFNMADKWIWERRNACIREVTEAVDTYRFDEAARVLYRFVWHELCDWYVELIKLDLRGESGPERKLQAQASLAAVMMDTMKLLHPFMPFITEEIAEKLPGYKGSLMAGDFPKEKRAFPEEAARMEDMMDVIRAVRNIRTDMNVPPSAVADCFCFADDPDLRDTLSKGAEYIKLLARVKDLVIAEKGERPRDSISAVAGAGQKKAEVFVPLGGLVDFDLEEKRITKELSKAEAEASGLSKKLGNEEFTKKAPAEVVEKDRARLESIEEKVGKLKAGLERIRSIRA; this is encoded by the coding sequence ATGAGCGAGAAGACGCTTGAAAAGACTTACGAGCCTGGCTCTGTCGAGGGCCGGTGGGCGGATTACTGGATACGGGAGAAGCTCGCGACCCCTGAGGAGGGCTCGGAAAAACCGTCTTTCTCGATGGTGATTCCGCCGCCTAACATCACCGGCGCCCTGCATCTCGGCCACGCCCTCAATTCCACCCTCCAGGACATACTCGCCAGGTCCAGGCGCATGAGGGGCTTCAACGTCCTCTGGCTTCCCGGCATAGACCACGCTGGCATTGCGACGCAGAACGTGGTCGAGAAGCAACTCGCCGCCGAAGGCCTCGACAGGCACAGGGTCGGAAGGGAAGCCTTCATCGAGCGGGTCTGGAAATGGAAGAACGAGTCCGGCGGCACGATAATAAACCAGCTTAAGAGGCTTGGGGCCTCGTGCGACTGGACGAGGCTGCGCTTCACCATGGACGAGGGCCTCTCGAAGGCCGTCCGCGAGGTCTTTACGTCGCTCTACAAAGAGGGGCTCATATACAGGGGCGACTACATCATAAACTGGTGTCCCAGGTGCCACACCGCGCTCTCCGACCTCGAGGTCGAGTTCAACGAGACCGAAGGCAGCCTCTGGTACATGCGCTACCCGCTCGTTGAGCCGGTTGGCGGTATCGAGTATCTGACGGTCGCAACCACCAGGCCGGAGACGATGCTGGGCGATACCGCCGTGGCCGTAAACCCGGAGGACGAGAGATACAAGGCCCTCATAGGGAAGATGCTCCGGCTCCCCTTCGTCGAGCGCGAGATACCCATAATAGGGGATGATACGGTCTCAATCGAGTTCGGCACCGGCGCGGTCAAGATAACCCCTGCCCACGACTTCAACGACTTCGAGGTCGGCTCAAGGCACAAGCTCCCGTCCATCAAGGTGATGGACGAAAGCGCCAGGATGAACGAGAACGCCGGCCCCTTCAAGGGCATGGACAGGCTCGAAGCCCGGAAAAATGTGGTCTCCGGGCTCGAGGAAAAGGGCCTGCTCGAAAAGACGGAGAAGCACAAGCTCATGCTCGGCGGCTGCTACAGGTGCTCGACCATAGTCGAGCCGACCCTCTCCAAGCAGTGGTTCGTGAAGGTAGCGCCTCTCGCGGGCCCGGCCATAGAGGCCGTCGAGGACGGCCGCATAAAATTCGTACCGAAGAACTGGGAGAACCTGTATTTCGACTGGATGAGGAACATCCGGGACTGGTGCATTTCCCGCCAGATATGGTGGGGGCACAGGATACCGGCATGGCATTGCAAAGATTGCGGCGGGGTGACGGTCTCGACAATTGACCCGGATAAGTGCGAAAAATGCGGGGGCAGAAATATCGAGCAGGACCCGGACGTGCTCGATACCTGGTTTTCGTCGGCGCTCTGGCCCTTCTCCACCCTCGGCTGGCCCGAAAAGACCCCGGACCTCAAGGCCTTCTATCCCACATCGGTCCTTTCCACGAGCTTCGACATCATCTTCTTCTGGGTCGCCAGGATGGTGATGATGGGCCTTAAGTTCATGGGAGACGCGCCCTTCAGGGACGTCTACATCCACGCCCTTATAAGGGACGCCAAGGGGCAGAAGATGAGCAAGAGCAAGGGGAACGTCATAGACCCCCTTGTGATGATGGAGCAGTACGGAACTGACGCATTCAGGTTCACCCTGGCCGTCCTCGCGGCGCAGGGCAGGGACATAAAGCTCGCCGAGGACCGCATAGCCGGGTACAGGAACTTCTGCAACAAGATCTGGAACGTCGCGAGGTTCACGCTCATGAACCTTGACGAGCCCTTTTTCGAGGCTATGGCTTCAGGCAAGGCCATGGTGGACGAGACCCGCTTCAACATGGCGGATAAGTGGATATGGGAGCGGAGAAACGCCTGCATAAGGGAGGTAACCGAGGCCGTCGACACCTACAGGTTCGACGAGGCCGCAAGAGTCCTTTACAGGTTCGTCTGGCACGAGCTATGCGACTGGTACGTGGAGCTTATAAAGCTCGACCTCCGTGGCGAGAGCGGCCCCGAGAGGAAGCTCCAGGCGCAAGCCTCTCTCGCGGCCGTAATGATGGACACGATGAAACTCCTTCATCCCTTTATGCCCTTCATAACCGAAGAGATTGCCGAGAAGCTTCCGGGATACAAAGGGAGCCTCATGGCGGGGGATTTCCCGAAAGAGAAAAGGGCGTTTCCTGAAGAGGCCGCGCGCATGGAGGATATGATGGACGTCATAAGGGCCGTAAGAAACATCCGGACCGATATGAACGTCCCGCCGTCGGCAGTGGCCGATTGCTTCTGCTTTGCAGACGATCCGGACCTTAGGGACACTCTTTCAAAGGGGGCGGAGTATATAAAGCTCCTCGCGAGGGTAAAGGACCTCGTCATAGCCGAAAAAGGTGAGAGGCCCAGGGATTCCATATCGGCCGTGGCCGGGGCAGGGCAGAAGAAGGCCGAGGTCTTCGTGCCGCTCGGCGGGCTCGTTGACTTCGACCTTGAGGAGAAGAGGATAACGAAGGAGCTTTCAAAGGCCGAGGCGGAGGCCTCGGGGCTCTCCAAAAAGCTCGGGAACGAGGAGTTCACGAAAAAGGCCCCGGCCGAGGTGGTCGAGAAGGACAGGGCCAGGCTCGAATCAATAGAAGAGAAGGTAGGCAAGCTCAAGGCCGGGCTCGAGCGGATAAGGAGCATAAGGGCTTGA
- a CDS encoding response regulator, with the protein MARKILLADDSITIQKVISITFASEDYELVIAGDGDTALRKARETKPDLVIADIAMPGKSGYELTAAIKSDPEFRNIPVLLLAGTFEPLDKNEAMRVGADDSIIKPFESQDLLDKVRELLASAGSSQAQAAPTAPSQSGASAAQGAQAEDIWSAGGFLSASDEFEAKTEDTGGGVDLDFLTSGGLFEEEEKGQPKAEDFTDLVINEDEFKPGIGSGPAEKGPEMVPESPFEMKGFDSGEEMKEEPPFDLGAFDSFYNADNRSTGALEIEPFGSGPKQEEAEEPANVGSFQPFREEAAQVEEISRVEDDIFEVEGEIAEPDLLEIPEEIIESRPEAPFLRKEERDVSEPPARAPQPRSTVPEAEIRALVERAAAGMEERVASSLEARLGKAEAQATEVIEKVAERVEERLRNELASKLARLDSLVAEAAERAAARMEEKIRGELVSRLQGLSVPKEQVEAIVSRSAKQVVEHVSWEVVPELAERLIKEEIRKAKEAFLKTR; encoded by the coding sequence ATGGCAAGGAAGATACTTCTGGCAGACGATTCCATTACCATCCAGAAGGTTATATCCATTACTTTCGCCTCTGAGGACTATGAGCTTGTCATAGCGGGTGACGGGGATACGGCCTTGAGGAAAGCCAGGGAGACGAAGCCGGACCTTGTCATAGCCGACATAGCCATGCCCGGGAAGTCGGGCTATGAGCTTACGGCCGCAATCAAATCCGACCCGGAGTTTAGGAATATCCCGGTCCTCCTTCTTGCTGGCACGTTCGAGCCGCTCGACAAGAACGAGGCGATGAGGGTAGGCGCGGACGACAGCATCATCAAGCCCTTCGAGTCCCAGGACCTCCTTGACAAGGTAAGGGAGCTCCTTGCAAGCGCCGGGTCCAGCCAGGCACAGGCCGCCCCAACGGCCCCTTCCCAATCCGGCGCATCCGCCGCCCAGGGCGCTCAGGCAGAGGATATCTGGTCTGCCGGCGGGTTCCTGAGCGCTTCGGACGAGTTCGAGGCGAAAACGGAGGATACGGGCGGCGGCGTTGACCTCGATTTCCTGACCTCCGGCGGGCTTTTCGAGGAGGAGGAGAAAGGGCAGCCGAAGGCAGAGGACTTCACAGACCTGGTTATAAACGAAGACGAATTTAAACCTGGCATCGGCTCCGGGCCGGCCGAAAAAGGCCCGGAAATGGTCCCCGAATCGCCGTTTGAGATGAAGGGGTTCGATTCCGGCGAGGAAATGAAGGAAGAGCCGCCGTTCGACCTCGGCGCGTTCGATAGTTTCTATAACGCCGATAACAGGTCAACCGGGGCGCTCGAAATCGAACCGTTCGGGAGCGGACCAAAACAGGAGGAAGCGGAAGAGCCTGCAAATGTCGGCTCGTTCCAGCCCTTCAGGGAGGAAGCCGCCCAAGTAGAGGAGATATCCAGGGTAGAAGACGACATTTTTGAAGTGGAAGGCGAGATAGCCGAGCCCGACCTCCTGGAGATACCGGAAGAGATAATCGAGTCCAGGCCAGAGGCGCCCTTTTTAAGGAAAGAAGAAAGGGACGTTTCGGAGCCTCCTGCCCGCGCACCCCAGCCGCGCTCTACAGTCCCTGAGGCCGAGATAAGGGCTCTGGTAGAGCGCGCCGCGGCCGGCATGGAGGAGAGGGTCGCCTCGAGCCTGGAAGCGAGGCTCGGGAAGGCCGAGGCACAGGCAACGGAAGTCATCGAGAAGGTAGCCGAGAGGGTCGAGGAGAGGCTCAGAAATGAGCTCGCCTCGAAGCTTGCGCGTCTCGATTCCCTGGTTGCCGAGGCCGCCGAAAGGGCAGCCGCCCGGATGGAGGAAAAGATACGGGGAGAGCTCGTCTCGCGCCTCCAGGGGCTCTCGGTACCGAAGGAGCAGGTGGAAGCCATAGTCTCCAGGTCCGCCAAGCAGGTCGTGGAGCACGTCTCATGGGAGGTGGTCCCCGAGCTTGCAGAGCGCCTCATAAAGGAAGAGATAAGAAAGGCCAAGGAAGCGTTCCTCAAGACCAGGTAA
- a CDS encoding tetratricopeptide repeat protein — translation MSEGREHFIAGKRFLKEDNLDRALKSFDKAWKEDKENPEYMSYYGMVRAMRAGEIGLGLEFCTRAVKKEFFRAEFYLNLGKVYMAAGNKKGAIKVFKKGLRYDAANEEMNSLLIQLGFRNRPVIPVLDRSNPLNKFLGILLRRTIPGLLGKKKKK, via the coding sequence ATGTCTGAAGGCCGGGAACACTTCATCGCGGGAAAACGCTTTTTGAAGGAAGACAACCTGGACAGGGCCCTCAAGTCTTTCGATAAGGCCTGGAAAGAGGACAAGGAAAACCCGGAGTACATGTCGTATTACGGCATGGTCAGGGCCATGAGGGCGGGGGAAATAGGCCTTGGCCTCGAGTTCTGCACCAGGGCCGTCAAGAAGGAGTTTTTCAGGGCCGAGTTCTATCTGAACCTCGGAAAGGTATATATGGCCGCCGGAAATAAGAAGGGCGCCATAAAGGTATTCAAGAAGGGCTTGAGGTATGACGCCGCGAACGAGGAGATGAACTCTCTCCTCATACAGCTCGGGTTCAGGAACAGGCCAGTAATCCCGGTCCTCGACAGGTCGAACCCGCTTAACAAGTTCCTCGGGATACTCTTAAGGAGGACGATACCGGGCCTCTTGGGAAAGAAAAAGAAGAAATAG
- a CDS encoding deoxyribonuclease IV: MPLGVHVSIAGGVSKSVERAQRLGCDAMQIFGRNPRSWIYTPLPEAEARLFRHKRKEAGLFPVVVHTNYLINLTAPDDGIFHKSIDMFKKELGIAEALGADYLVTHLGSPQEMGPAFALKRVSLALLEVARSGLGRTTRVLLENTSGSGTGFGSKLDDIGRIIRGAKESGLDTGLCFDTCHAFAAGYSFSTPQEADSLVKRIEAEAGRGSLRVIHLNDSRGGFGSKLDRHADIGKGAIGSEAFRHFLNHPKIKKVPMILETPKDSDEDDLRNLAEVRRILGA; the protein is encoded by the coding sequence ATGCCGCTCGGAGTTCACGTCTCCATCGCCGGAGGGGTGTCGAAGTCGGTGGAAAGGGCCCAGCGGCTCGGGTGCGACGCCATGCAGATATTCGGCAGAAACCCGAGGAGCTGGATATACACGCCGCTCCCCGAAGCCGAGGCCAGGCTCTTTAGGCACAAGAGGAAGGAGGCCGGCCTCTTCCCAGTGGTCGTCCACACGAACTACCTCATAAACCTCACCGCGCCTGACGACGGCATCTTCCATAAGTCGATTGACATGTTCAAAAAGGAGCTGGGGATAGCCGAGGCCCTAGGCGCGGATTATCTCGTTACACACCTCGGAAGCCCACAGGAAATGGGGCCGGCGTTCGCGCTCAAAAGGGTCTCCCTCGCCCTTCTGGAGGTGGCAAGAAGCGGGCTCGGCAGGACTACTCGCGTCCTCCTTGAGAACACTTCAGGCTCAGGGACTGGCTTCGGGAGCAAACTCGACGACATCGGACGTATAATAAGGGGCGCGAAAGAGAGCGGGCTCGATACGGGCCTCTGCTTCGACACATGCCATGCGTTCGCCGCCGGGTATTCCTTTTCGACCCCCCAGGAGGCCGATTCACTCGTAAAGAGGATAGAAGCGGAGGCCGGGCGCGGGAGCCTCAGGGTCATACACCTTAACGACTCGCGCGGCGGATTTGGCTCGAAGCTCGACCGACACGCGGATATCGGCAAGGGGGCGATAGGGAGCGAAGCGTTCAGGCATTTCCTCAACCACCCGAAGATAAAAAAGGTGCCCATGATACTCGAGACCCCGAAGGACTCGGACGAGGACGATCTTAGGAACCTCGCAGAGGTAAGGCGGATACTCGGAGCATAG
- the nadC gene encoding carboxylating nicotinate-nucleotide diphosphorylase: protein MARLKKYAALLIDAAFAEDVGPGDLTTDAIVKKGQAGAAEFMAKEDMVIAGLFIPEMVFKKLDRKAVFRANFKDGDRVRKGQVIATVSGTLAALLTGERVALNFLQRLSGIATKTNEFARRLKDSRVKLLDTRKTTPCMRPLERYAVKAGGGENHRFGLFDAVLIKDNHIKAAGSVTSALEAVRKKHGVKVEIEVTDLRETREALETGGADIIMLDNMAPSEMRKAVKMIGKRALVEASGNVSLETIGRISKTGVDFISAGSITHSARAIDISMEVVSLCVTKGRKPR, encoded by the coding sequence ATGGCCCGCCTCAAAAAATACGCGGCCCTTCTCATAGACGCTGCTTTTGCCGAGGACGTGGGCCCGGGCGACCTTACGACCGATGCGATAGTTAAGAAAGGGCAGGCCGGGGCCGCGGAGTTCATGGCAAAGGAAGACATGGTAATAGCCGGGCTTTTTATCCCGGAGATGGTCTTTAAAAAGCTCGACCGGAAGGCCGTGTTCAGGGCCAACTTCAAGGATGGCGACCGGGTAAGGAAGGGCCAGGTAATAGCGACAGTCTCGGGCACACTGGCCGCTCTCCTTACGGGCGAAAGGGTAGCGCTCAACTTCCTCCAGCGCCTCTCGGGCATTGCTACAAAGACAAACGAGTTTGCGCGGAGGCTGAAGGATTCGCGCGTGAAATTACTCGATACCCGGAAGACGACGCCTTGCATGAGGCCCCTTGAGAGGTATGCCGTAAAGGCCGGGGGCGGAGAGAACCACAGGTTCGGCCTCTTCGACGCGGTCTTGATAAAGGACAACCACATAAAGGCAGCGGGCTCGGTAACCTCCGCTCTGGAAGCAGTAAGGAAAAAGCACGGTGTAAAGGTGGAAATCGAGGTCACGGACCTCCGCGAGACGAGGGAAGCCCTGGAGACCGGGGGAGCGGATATCATAATGCTCGACAACATGGCGCCTTCCGAGATGAGGAAGGCCGTGAAGATGATCGGAAAAAGGGCGCTCGTGGAAGCGTCCGGAAACGTGAGCCTTGAAACGATCGGCCGCATCTCGAAAACTGGCGTCGATTTCATATCCGCCGGAAGCATTACCCACTCGGCGAGGGCAATCGACATAAGCATGGAAGTGGTATCCTTATGCGTGACAAAGGGCCGGAAACCGAGATAA